The following are from one region of the Vibrio hyugaensis genome:
- the potA gene encoding spermidine/putrescine ABC transporter ATP-binding protein PotA: MNAKQQAGKPVVRLSGISKSFDGKEIIGNLNLDVNHGEFLTILGPSGCGKTTVLRMIAGFETADNGQIVLDDQDVTQVPAEQRHVNTVFQSYALFPHMTVFENVAFGLRMQKTPAAEIEPRVMDALRMVRLEKMAQRKPHQLSGGQQQRIAIARAVVNKPKVLLLDESLSALDYKLRKQMQIELKQLQRQLGITFIFVTHDQEEALSMSDRIIVMRDGVIEQDGSPREIYEEPKNLFVARFIGEINVFNATMLDRIDEKRIRAEIEGVESVVYYDQEAQAGDKLQVLLRPEDLRIEEIKESEEKGIVGHVTERTYKGMTLDSVIQLDSGMRVMVSEFFNEDDPDVDHSLGQKVAITWVESWEVVLNDKQEA, encoded by the coding sequence TTGAACGCTAAACAGCAAGCAGGAAAGCCAGTAGTTCGTCTATCTGGTATTAGCAAAAGTTTCGATGGCAAGGAAATCATCGGTAATTTAAATCTGGATGTTAATCATGGTGAGTTTCTGACGATTCTTGGCCCATCTGGTTGTGGTAAGACAACGGTTTTACGCATGATCGCTGGCTTTGAAACGGCAGACAACGGTCAAATCGTATTAGATGACCAAGATGTAACACAGGTTCCTGCAGAGCAAAGGCACGTCAACACGGTATTTCAGAGTTACGCACTCTTTCCTCATATGACCGTATTTGAAAACGTTGCATTTGGTCTTCGTATGCAGAAAACACCTGCTGCAGAGATCGAGCCACGAGTAATGGATGCGCTGCGCATGGTTCGCCTAGAAAAAATGGCACAGCGTAAGCCACACCAACTTTCTGGTGGACAACAACAACGTATCGCGATTGCTCGCGCGGTTGTCAACAAGCCAAAAGTACTGCTGCTAGATGAATCTCTATCTGCACTTGATTACAAACTACGTAAGCAAATGCAAATCGAGCTTAAACAGCTTCAGCGTCAACTTGGTATTACCTTTATCTTCGTTACGCACGATCAGGAAGAAGCCCTATCGATGTCTGACCGTATTATTGTTATGCGCGACGGTGTTATTGAACAAGACGGCTCTCCGCGTGAGATCTACGAAGAACCGAAGAACCTATTTGTTGCTCGCTTTATCGGTGAGATCAACGTATTCAACGCGACCATGCTAGATCGTATCGATGAGAAACGTATCCGTGCAGAAATTGAAGGTGTTGAATCGGTGGTTTACTACGATCAAGAAGCACAGGCCGGTGACAAACTTCAAGTACTACTTCGCCCAGAAGACTTACGTATCGAAGAGATCAAAGAGTCTGAAGAAAAAGGCATCGTAGGTCACGTGACCGAGCGTACCTATAAAGGTATGACGCTAGATTCAGTTATTCAGTTGGATTCTGGCATGCGCGTGATGGTAAGCGAATTCTTTAACGAAGATGATCCAGATGTGGACCACTCACTCGGCCAGAAAGTCGCTATCACTTGGGTTGAGAGCTGGGAGGTAGTACTAAATGATAAGCAAGAAGCTTAA
- the potB gene encoding spermidine/putrescine ABC transporter permease PotB, whose product MISKKLNLQNAIIALIVGWLTLFVLVPNLMIIGTSFLTRDEANLIELTFTFDNYLRLLDPLYAKVLMHSFYMAIIATLLCLVIGYPFAYIVAKMPEKWRPFMLFLVIVPFWTNSLIRTYGLKIVLGTQGVLNKSLMAMEIIDKPIRLMYTETAVMIGLVYILLPFMILPLYSAIEKLDNTYIEAAKDLGANKFQTITRVILPLTMPGIIGGCLLVLLPALGMFYISDLLGGAKNLLIGNVIKSQVLNARDWPFGAATSIALTFAMAVMLYAYYRAGKLLNKKVELD is encoded by the coding sequence ATGATAAGCAAGAAGCTTAATCTTCAGAACGCGATCATTGCCCTAATTGTTGGTTGGTTAACACTTTTCGTGTTGGTACCAAACCTAATGATTATCGGTACAAGTTTCTTGACGCGTGATGAAGCGAACCTAATTGAATTAACGTTTACTTTCGACAACTACCTTCGCTTGCTTGACCCTCTGTACGCGAAAGTGCTAATGCACTCTTTCTACATGGCGATCATCGCGACATTGTTGTGTTTGGTTATCGGTTACCCATTTGCCTACATCGTAGCGAAAATGCCAGAGAAATGGCGTCCGTTTATGTTGTTCTTGGTTATCGTACCGTTCTGGACAAACTCTCTGATCCGTACTTACGGGCTAAAGATTGTTCTTGGTACACAAGGTGTCTTAAACAAATCGCTGATGGCAATGGAAATCATCGATAAGCCGATACGCTTAATGTATACAGAAACGGCAGTGATGATCGGTCTTGTATACATCCTGCTTCCGTTCATGATTTTGCCGCTTTACTCGGCAATCGAGAAGCTAGACAACACTTACATTGAAGCGGCAAAAGATCTTGGTGCGAACAAGTTTCAAACCATTACGCGAGTAATTTTGCCTTTAACAATGCCTGGCATTATCGGCGGTTGTTTATTGGTTCTACTACCTGCACTGGGTATGTTCTACATCTCTGACCTTCTTGGCGGCGCGAAGAACCTACTGATCGGTAACGTAATTAAGAGCCAAGTATTGAACGCTCGTGACTGGCCATTTGGTGCTGCGACCAGTATCGCCCTCACCTTCGCAATGGCTGTTATGCTTTATGCTTACTACAGAGCAGGCAAACTATTGAATAAGAAAGTGGAGCTAGACTAA